Proteins from a genomic interval of Methanofollis formosanus:
- the modA gene encoding molybdate ABC transporter substrate-binding protein: protein MKSFPIMLILMLVVGAACAVCGCTTEQTTTTPQVSEEKTLMVYCGAGIREPMEEVAALYENETGTLIKFSFGNSAALLSQMELVQQGDLYMPGATAYIEKAAEKGYVNTTKKVVYHIPVVAVAKGNPKNVTCIEDLARDDLTVVVGDPTGPAIGKSTKKLLNRSGLWDDVSENAAATRATVNELVVDICMGTADATVIWYDLYVPDKMDLVEIPKAQNDIKVIPIGTLMFSENPTEAQKFADFVASDEGKAVFVKHGYIVYPDPKYEA from the coding sequence ATGAAATCGTTCCCGATCATGCTGATCCTGATGCTCGTGGTCGGCGCTGCCTGCGCCGTCTGCGGGTGCACCACCGAACAGACAACAACGACACCACAGGTGTCGGAAGAGAAGACCCTGATGGTCTACTGCGGCGCCGGCATCAGGGAACCGATGGAGGAGGTCGCTGCCCTCTACGAGAATGAGACCGGCACCCTGATCAAGTTCAGCTTCGGCAACTCCGCCGCCCTCCTGAGCCAGATGGAACTGGTGCAACAGGGCGACCTCTACATGCCGGGCGCCACCGCCTACATCGAGAAAGCGGCCGAGAAAGGGTATGTGAACACCACCAAAAAGGTCGTCTACCACATCCCGGTGGTCGCCGTCGCCAAGGGCAACCCGAAGAACGTGACCTGCATCGAGGACCTGGCGCGTGACGACCTGACCGTCGTCGTCGGCGACCCCACCGGCCCGGCGATCGGGAAGAGCACCAAGAAACTGCTGAATAGGAGCGGCCTCTGGGACGATGTTTCCGAGAACGCCGCGGCCACGCGGGCGACCGTCAACGAACTGGTCGTCGATATCTGCATGGGTACGGCAGATGCAACCGTCATCTGGTACGACCTCTATGTGCCCGACAAGATGGACCTCGTCGAGATCCCGAAGGCCCAGAACGACATCAAGGTGATCCCCATCGGCACGCTCATGTTCTCCGAGAACCCGACTGAGGCACAGAAGTTCGCCGACTTCGTCGCTTCCGACGAAGGGAAGGCAGTCTTTGTGAAGCACGGATACATTGTCTACCCTGACCCGAAGTACGAGGCCTGA
- a CDS encoding putative sulfate/molybdate transporter, with protein sequence MTEIGDADEQNGPRPLRFTIGEFAGSVGDFGTILPIVLGVALVCEVNLAQIFLFFALWYVLSGIYYRLPIPIEPLKAVGAIAIAEGLTAGEIAGAGMIIGVIFLALGCCGSMTWLRDRIPVSVIRGVQAGLALVLIRTALGFLESDPLFAGISIAVIVLFFLAALRWKINDISALVVLAIGIGAGILTAGIPPISMIPLPSLVFPDIADLVYAGLYLVPPQFPLTLTNAILATALLTHDLFKTDVPPDRLSRTIGIMNLVSVPFGGFPMCHGAGGLAAQHRFGARTGGANVIAGAIFLGFALFFASPESLALIPLGVFGGLLIFAAVELGKHSLKTDSYLVTGVIAVLALLVNITVGFVVGLVLAYVLEARKKKASGV encoded by the coding sequence ATGACGGAAATTGGAGACGCAGACGAACAGAACGGGCCGAGACCGCTCAGATTTACCATCGGTGAGTTCGCCGGATCGGTCGGCGACTTCGGGACCATCCTCCCGATTGTCCTGGGTGTCGCCCTGGTCTGCGAGGTGAACCTCGCGCAGATTTTTCTCTTCTTCGCCCTGTGGTACGTTCTTTCAGGGATCTACTACCGGCTCCCCATCCCGATCGAACCCCTCAAGGCCGTCGGGGCGATCGCCATCGCCGAAGGACTGACCGCCGGGGAGATCGCCGGGGCCGGGATGATCATCGGCGTCATCTTCCTCGCCCTCGGGTGTTGCGGGAGTATGACCTGGCTCAGGGACCGGATCCCGGTCTCCGTCATCAGGGGAGTGCAGGCCGGCCTCGCCCTCGTGCTGATCAGGACGGCCCTCGGCTTCCTCGAGTCGGACCCGCTCTTTGCCGGAATATCGATTGCGGTGATCGTGCTCTTCTTCCTCGCGGCGTTGCGCTGGAAGATCAACGATATCTCGGCACTCGTCGTCCTGGCCATCGGGATCGGCGCCGGGATCCTCACCGCCGGCATCCCCCCGATCTCGATGATCCCCCTGCCCTCCCTCGTCTTCCCCGACATCGCCGACCTCGTCTACGCGGGACTCTACCTCGTCCCGCCGCAGTTCCCGCTTACTCTCACCAACGCCATTCTCGCCACCGCCCTCCTCACTCACGACCTCTTCAAGACCGACGTCCCCCCGGACCGCCTCTCCCGGACGATCGGGATCATGAACCTGGTCTCGGTGCCCTTCGGCGGGTTCCCGATGTGCCATGGCGCCGGCGGACTTGCCGCCCAGCACCGTTTCGGCGCCAGGACCGGCGGGGCGAACGTGATCGCAGGGGCGATCTTCCTCGGCTTCGCCCTCTTCTTCGCCTCGCCGGAGAGCCTCGCCCTCATCCCGCTCGGCGTCTTCGGCGGTCTGCTCATCTTCGCCGCCGTCGAACTCGGTAAACACAGTCTCAAGACCGACTCGTATCTCGTCACCGGCGTCATCGCCGTCCTCGCCCTCCTGGTGAACATCACCGTCGGGTTCGTCGTGGGCCTCGTCCTGGCATATGTGCTGGAGGCGAGGAAGAAGAAAGCATCGGGCGTGTAA
- a CDS encoding ABC transporter ATP-binding protein: MIELRHIAKSFDGTTVLRDVNAVIQDGEIFAVIGPSGSGKSTLLRMINLLDSPTSGRILLDGTDIHGEDSHPLEFRRRMAMVFQRPAVFNMSVYENIAYGLRLRHIPEKEIREKVGWALEVIGLSGYGTRQARTLSGGEMQRVALARAVVTSPTVLLMDEPTANLDPVSTAAIEELVVRINREQGQTVIISTHDMRQGQRLAHRIGVLMDGVFSQVGTPREVFATPKNKHVARFVGIENVLSGEITATSDGVVTIDAGGGVSVQAVAPFPVGTRVCACIKPEDITLYLVDGSRISARNVLNGTVTEMKAYGPLNHLTIDCGIPFAALITWKSAEDLDIRVGTRVRLSFKASAVHVVEDFE; encoded by the coding sequence ATGATCGAGCTCCGGCATATTGCAAAATCGTTCGACGGCACCACGGTCCTGCGCGACGTGAACGCCGTCATCCAGGACGGGGAGATCTTTGCGGTGATCGGGCCGTCGGGCTCGGGCAAGTCCACGCTCCTGCGGATGATCAACCTCCTCGACAGTCCCACCTCGGGCCGGATCCTCCTTGACGGCACCGACATCCATGGCGAAGACTCGCACCCGCTGGAGTTCAGGAGGAGAATGGCGATGGTCTTCCAGCGGCCGGCGGTCTTCAATATGAGCGTCTATGAAAACATTGCCTACGGCCTCAGGCTCAGGCATATCCCAGAAAAGGAGATCAGGGAGAAGGTGGGATGGGCGCTGGAGGTGATCGGGCTCTCGGGATACGGGACGCGGCAGGCCCGGACCCTCTCGGGCGGCGAGATGCAGCGGGTCGCGCTGGCCCGTGCGGTGGTCACCTCTCCGACGGTCCTTCTGATGGACGAACCGACCGCCAACCTCGACCCGGTCTCGACGGCGGCGATCGAGGAACTGGTGGTGCGGATCAATCGCGAGCAGGGCCAGACGGTGATCATCTCCACGCACGACATGCGCCAGGGCCAGCGGCTTGCTCACCGCATCGGGGTCTTGATGGACGGAGTCTTCTCCCAGGTGGGAACGCCGCGGGAGGTCTTTGCGACGCCGAAGAACAAGCATGTTGCCAGGTTTGTCGGGATCGAGAATGTCCTCTCAGGCGAGATCACCGCCACCTCCGATGGGGTCGTCACCATCGATGCGGGTGGAGGGGTGAGTGTCCAGGCCGTCGCCCCGTTCCCGGTGGGCACCCGCGTCTGCGCCTGCATCAAGCCCGAGGACATCACCCTTTACCTCGTGGACGGCAGCCGGATCAGCGCCCGCAATGTCCTGAACGGGACGGTCACGGAGATGAAGGCCTACGGGCCGCTCAACCATCTCACCATCGACTGCGGGATCCCCTTCGCCGCCCTGATTACCTGGAAGTCGGCGGAAGACCTGGATATCAGGGTGGGAACAAGGGTGCGTCTCTCGTTCAAGGCGAGCGCGGTTCATGTGGTTGAAGATTTTGAATAA
- a CDS encoding substrate-binding domain-containing protein: MKKIAFIMLAVIVVAAAFICGCTTPGGGEATPTPTPGETTAVPGETTPAQEGTQTLLIATTTSLQDTGLLDYLRPIFEEQYNADVKITAKGTGQSLELGRAGDVDVMMVHDRAREDEFIEEGYGANRRVFAYNYFTIVGPESDPAGIANMTPEEAFTTIREKGLAEPGSVVFVSRGDDSGTHGKEKAIWEAAGFNYTTDIQGSGEWYVEAGTGMGSTLVMTGEKEAYTLSDIGTYLAYKTETGLVPLVEQGDILLNIYSVMEINPEKFPEVNSTLAKEWINFLISPEIQEEIGNFGVEEYGQPLFNPARGAWEVLGVEREETEEPVT, from the coding sequence ATGAAAAAGATCGCCTTTATTATGCTCGCCGTCATCGTGGTGGCTGCTGCCTTCATCTGCGGCTGTACAACGCCGGGAGGCGGGGAGGCAACGCCGACCCCGACACCGGGGGAGACAACCGCAGTGCCGGGGGAGACGACCCCCGCCCAGGAAGGGACGCAGACTCTCCTGATCGCGACGACGACCAGTCTCCAGGACACCGGACTCCTGGACTATCTCAGACCGATCTTCGAGGAACAGTATAACGCGGATGTGAAGATCACCGCAAAAGGGACCGGCCAGTCCCTCGAACTCGGGAGGGCAGGGGACGTGGACGTGATGATGGTCCATGACCGTGCCCGCGAGGACGAATTTATTGAGGAGGGTTATGGGGCCAATCGGCGCGTCTTCGCCTACAACTACTTCACCATCGTCGGCCCGGAGTCTGACCCGGCCGGGATTGCGAACATGACTCCCGAGGAAGCGTTCACCACGATCCGGGAGAAAGGCCTCGCCGAACCGGGAAGCGTCGTCTTCGTCTCTCGGGGTGACGATTCCGGGACGCATGGGAAAGAGAAGGCCATCTGGGAGGCCGCCGGTTTCAACTACACCACCGACATCCAGGGCTCGGGCGAGTGGTATGTCGAGGCCGGTACCGGGATGGGCTCCACCCTGGTGATGACCGGCGAGAAGGAAGCCTATACCCTCAGCGATATCGGCACCTATCTCGCTTACAAGACCGAGACCGGTCTGGTCCCGCTGGTCGAGCAGGGGGACATCCTCCTGAACATCTACAGCGTGATGGAGATCAACCCCGAGAAGTTCCCTGAGGTCAACAGCACCCTTGCCAAAGAGTGGATCAACTTCCTCATCTCGCCAGAGATCCAGGAGGAGATCGGGAACTTTGGTGTCGAGGAGTACGGCCAGCCGCTCTTCAACCCTGCACGGGGTGCCTGGGAGGTACTCGGGGTGGAGCGTGAGGAGACCGAAGAGCCAGTCACCTGA
- the nifB gene encoding nitrogenase cofactor biosynthesis protein NifB: protein MADEGYRNANVEGQEVPYDPEQLRKVQEHPCYSEKAHHTCGRCHLPVAPKCNIQCNYCIRDFDCVNESRPGVTSRVVKPDEALDLVKKVMDQFPYVKVIGIAGPGEPLANPETFETLRLVHEAFPHLIMCLSTNGLLLPDSIDELQKYDVGNVTVTLNAIDPAIGEQIYSYVNYRGTHYTGREAAEVLLEQQLEGIRMAVERKMFVKVNCVYIPGINDEHIPAIAKKVGELGAFSFNLIPLIPQYKLAHITPPTPTEKRAMQDRCAPFIKQMRHCARCRSDAIGRLGHDVQSRIYCGESGCGESKE, encoded by the coding sequence ATGGCCGACGAAGGATACAGGAACGCAAATGTCGAGGGGCAGGAGGTGCCCTACGACCCGGAACAGCTCCGGAAGGTCCAGGAACACCCCTGTTACAGTGAAAAGGCCCACCACACCTGCGGGCGCTGTCACCTGCCGGTCGCACCGAAGTGCAACATCCAGTGCAACTACTGCATCCGGGACTTCGACTGTGTGAACGAGAGCAGGCCCGGGGTGACCTCCAGGGTGGTGAAACCGGACGAGGCCCTTGACCTGGTGAAGAAGGTGATGGACCAGTTCCCGTACGTGAAGGTGATCGGGATCGCGGGTCCGGGCGAACCCCTCGCAAACCCCGAGACCTTCGAGACCCTCCGGTTGGTCCATGAAGCTTTCCCCCACCTGATCATGTGCCTCTCGACAAACGGCCTCCTCCTTCCCGACTCGATCGACGAACTCCAGAAGTACGATGTCGGCAATGTCACGGTCACCCTCAATGCCATCGACCCGGCGATCGGCGAGCAGATCTATTCATATGTGAACTATCGCGGCACCCACTATACCGGGCGGGAAGCCGCGGAGGTCCTCCTCGAACAGCAGCTTGAGGGGATCAGGATGGCGGTCGAGCGCAAGATGTTCGTGAAGGTCAACTGCGTCTACATCCCCGGCATCAACGACGAGCACATCCCGGCGATCGCAAAGAAAGTCGGGGAACTCGGTGCCTTCTCCTTCAACCTCATCCCGCTCATCCCGCAGTATAAACTGGCCCACATCACCCCCCCGACACCGACGGAGAAGCGGGCGATGCAGGACCGGTGCGCTCCCTTCATCAAACAGATGCGCCACTGCGCACGCTGCCGCTCCGACGCCATCGGGAGGCTCGGGCACGACGTGCAGTCGCGGATCTATTGCGGCGAGAGCGGCTGCGGCGAGAGCAAAGAATAA
- a CDS encoding ABC transporter permease, producing the protein MAGLFEGLDPIGEGLFQAIELIVTLDPAVMEITARSLIITFSAVLLGSLISLPIGAAIAFKEFPGRKSVINLVQTMYAVPTVVVGLVVFLFIRRTGPFGALGLLFTPGGMIIGQTILVLPIIIGLTISALIAVDTTIRDTIISLGATKVQFFFSVLKEARFAIVAAVAMAFGRAISEVGAAIIIGGNIQASSFWSSTRILTTAITLETGRGDIALSIALGIILLSIALVVNVLMNLVQQR; encoded by the coding sequence ATGGCAGGACTGTTTGAAGGACTCGATCCGATCGGAGAAGGTCTCTTCCAGGCGATCGAACTGATCGTCACCCTCGACCCGGCGGTGATGGAGATCACCGCCCGCAGCCTGATCATCACCTTCTCGGCCGTCCTCCTCGGTTCGCTCATCTCCCTGCCGATCGGGGCGGCCATCGCCTTCAAAGAATTTCCCGGAAGAAAGTCGGTGATCAACCTGGTCCAGACGATGTATGCGGTCCCGACCGTCGTCGTCGGGCTGGTGGTCTTTCTCTTCATCCGCAGAACCGGACCGTTCGGAGCCCTCGGCCTCCTTTTCACTCCGGGCGGGATGATCATCGGCCAGACGATCCTGGTCCTGCCCATCATCATCGGCCTGACCATCTCGGCGCTGATCGCGGTGGACACCACCATCAGGGACACCATCATCTCTCTCGGAGCGACAAAGGTCCAGTTCTTCTTCTCGGTGCTCAAAGAAGCAAGGTTTGCGATCGTTGCCGCCGTGGCCATGGCCTTCGGCCGGGCGATCTCCGAGGTCGGTGCGGCGATCATCATCGGCGGGAATATCCAGGCCAGTTCGTTCTGGAGTTCGACCAGGATCCTGACGACCGCCATCACCCTGGAGACCGGACGAGGGGACATCGCCCTCTCCATCGCGCTGGGGATCATCCTCCTCTCCATCGCACTGGTCGTGAACGTCCTGATGAACCTTGTACAGCAACGGTGA